A single genomic interval of Picosynechococcus sp. PCC 7003 harbors:
- a CDS encoding ammonium transporter, whose protein sequence is MIDQLWLLICAGLVLLMQAGFMCLESGLTRTKNNINVAVKNLSDFGLSVMLFWGIGYGLMFGLSQWGGIGGSNFFLGTTGNPEEAAFFLFQAMFCGTATTIISGAIAERLKFEAYIIIVILVSGFIYPIFGHWAWNEAGWLRQLGFLDFAGSTVVHSMGAWVSLGTLLLVGAREGRFTTTGAQKIQGSNLPFAVLGTLLLWVGWLGFNGGSTFAFNDQVPQIITNTVLAGTAGMVTAMLLSQWYLKRSEVEEIINGSLAGLVAITACCDLVSSPLAVVVGITAAGVARWVSSLLKRYKIDDAVDAIAVHGGAGLWGTLCVGLFGNVEARHSQLLVQLLGVAIALAWGTGLTWLILKLLQRWYPLRVSPEAEALGLNISEHGAKTDAYELFQVMDHQAATQDLTLRVPVEPFTEIGHIATRYNQVIDALEQNHRENAESLEELYTITAMAVAAIEHQNFDPDLFASFGDRPDELGILGRSLQQLLQTINQQTAALEQLQQQQQTTLKAVLGEIFQQRFGEPSLTYQGQLPDLPPTLTMAEITQMAIATTSFGEFLEQIQAPNAPSDENQPVSADWSD, encoded by the coding sequence ATGATTGATCAACTGTGGTTGCTGATTTGTGCTGGTTTGGTGCTGTTAATGCAAGCCGGTTTTATGTGCCTCGAATCTGGCCTGACCCGCACAAAAAATAACATTAATGTGGCCGTTAAAAACCTCTCCGATTTTGGTCTGTCGGTGATGTTATTTTGGGGCATTGGCTATGGTCTGATGTTTGGGTTATCCCAGTGGGGAGGCATCGGTGGGAGTAATTTCTTTTTGGGAACGACTGGCAACCCAGAAGAGGCCGCTTTTTTCCTGTTCCAAGCGATGTTTTGCGGTACGGCCACAACGATTATTTCGGGGGCGATCGCCGAACGGTTAAAGTTTGAAGCCTACATCATCATTGTGATCCTGGTGTCGGGGTTTATTTATCCGATTTTTGGGCATTGGGCCTGGAACGAAGCGGGGTGGCTGCGGCAACTGGGGTTCTTGGATTTTGCGGGTAGTACGGTGGTTCACAGCATGGGGGCTTGGGTGAGCCTGGGCACCTTGCTTTTGGTCGGGGCCAGGGAAGGGCGCTTTACCACCACGGGGGCACAGAAAATCCAGGGATCAAACCTGCCCTTTGCGGTTTTGGGGACATTGTTGTTGTGGGTGGGTTGGCTGGGATTCAATGGCGGGAGTACTTTTGCGTTTAATGACCAAGTCCCCCAGATCATTACCAATACAGTGCTGGCGGGAACTGCGGGGATGGTCACAGCGATGCTCCTCAGCCAATGGTATCTCAAGCGCTCAGAGGTCGAGGAAATTATCAATGGTTCCCTGGCGGGGCTGGTGGCGATTACGGCCTGCTGTGATCTAGTATCGAGTCCCTTGGCGGTGGTGGTGGGCATTACGGCGGCCGGGGTGGCTCGGTGGGTATCTAGTCTCTTAAAACGCTACAAAATTGATGATGCAGTGGATGCGATCGCCGTCCATGGGGGTGCGGGCCTGTGGGGAACCCTCTGTGTTGGTTTATTTGGCAATGTCGAAGCCCGCCATAGTCAACTGTTGGTGCAACTCTTGGGGGTGGCGATCGCCCTTGCCTGGGGGACAGGGCTGACTTGGCTCATTTTAAAACTATTGCAGCGATGGTACCCTTTGCGGGTTTCCCCGGAGGCCGAAGCCCTGGGCTTGAATATCTCCGAACATGGTGCCAAAACCGATGCCTATGAACTATTCCAGGTGATGGATCACCAGGCCGCGACCCAAGATTTGACCCTGCGGGTGCCCGTGGAACCCTTTACGGAGATTGGCCACATTGCCACCCGTTACAACCAGGTCATCGACGCCCTGGAACAAAACCACCGGGAAAATGCCGAATCCCTAGAGGAACTCTACACGATCACTGCGATGGCTGTGGCTGCCATTGAACATCAAAATTTTGACCCAGATTTGTTTGCCAGTTTTGGCGATCGCCCCGATGAATTGGGCATTTTAGGCCGCTCCCTGCAACAGTTGCTCCAGACCATTAACCAACAAACAGCGGCCCTCGAACAATTACAGCAGCAACAGCAAACGACCCTGAAGGCAGTGCTCGGAGAAATTTTCCAGCAGCGGTTTGGGGAGCCTAGTCTCACTTATC
- a CDS encoding TrkA family potassium uptake protein codes for MDRPHAAPQFSQTPFQRVATGSIFFFITIVIAICGYMLFGWTALESFYMVVITVFGVGYGEVKPLETTPEKLFTIFVILAGTSAAIYGVGGFVQMVTEGEINRAFEAERQRKSISNLESHIIICGFGYIGQILAQKLEDSGQGFVVLSIDPEQLAIAEQRGYLTKEGDPADELILQGLGIRRAKALATVLDSDASNVFITLTARELNPDLMILARGEVPSTEKKLRLAGANHVILPASVSGARMANLITTPPATDFFSQSSQQEQLNDLLQQINVQMIELAIAPQSSLVGKTVRELEIRGKGAFIVVALRRFQGEFIAHPSPTLMLTSGDILVVLGHEEDIPKFARFYQLFQPK; via the coding sequence ATGGATCGTCCCCACGCGGCACCTCAATTTTCCCAAACCCCTTTTCAGCGGGTGGCAACTGGGTCGATCTTTTTTTTTATCACCATTGTGATTGCGATTTGCGGCTATATGCTTTTTGGCTGGACTGCCCTGGAATCCTTTTATATGGTGGTGATCACAGTGTTTGGGGTAGGATACGGGGAAGTAAAACCCCTCGAGACAACACCAGAGAAGCTCTTTACAATTTTTGTCATCTTAGCGGGGACATCGGCAGCAATCTACGGGGTGGGAGGATTTGTGCAAATGGTGACAGAAGGGGAGATTAATCGGGCGTTTGAGGCAGAAAGACAACGTAAAAGTATTTCTAATTTAGAAAGTCACATTATTATTTGTGGCTTTGGTTATATTGGCCAGATTCTCGCTCAAAAACTTGAGGATTCGGGACAAGGCTTTGTGGTGCTCAGTATTGATCCAGAACAATTGGCGATCGCCGAACAGCGGGGTTATTTGACGAAAGAAGGAGACCCAGCAGACGAACTGATTTTGCAGGGATTAGGCATTCGGCGGGCCAAGGCCCTAGCGACGGTGCTCGATAGCGATGCCAGCAATGTGTTTATTACCTTGACCGCCCGGGAACTGAACCCAGACTTAATGATTTTGGCGCGAGGGGAAGTACCCAGTACCGAAAAAAAGCTCCGGTTAGCGGGGGCAAACCACGTCATTTTGCCCGCCAGTGTCAGTGGGGCGCGCATGGCTAATTTGATTACGACACCGCCCGCGACGGATTTTTTTAGTCAGTCTTCCCAACAGGAGCAACTGAATGATCTCTTGCAACAAATTAATGTGCAGATGATCGAGTTGGCGATCGCCCCCCAATCATCCCTCGTGGGAAAAACAGTCCGGGAGCTAGAAATTCGTGGCAAAGGGGCCTTTATTGTGGTGGCTTTACGACGGTTTCAAGGGGAATTTATTGCCCACCCTAGTCCAACATTAATGTTGACATCTGGGGATATTTTAGTGGTTTTGGGTCACGAAGAAGACATTCCCAAATTTGCCCGATTTTATCAATTGTTTCAACCCAAATAA
- a CDS encoding porin family protein: MTNFFAVAVADEVNEASMFRGSTNTDIFDLENSAEILISDIVEQEKFDRQEEVVVENQVIEYSTSTFEFNFLEPMTIESANMLPQGTVKTGLGATIFRPNSQGNGLGLEVYNASVQYGIAENLQFNLDLSFLDDIDNVTNPNADIKFGVFSLAPSLKYRFIDEPSYNIAIVSSLEWIKVKSQNNTTENTLAGTVQIPMTYNLTDNSQWHLAAGFTVFPDTVNDDDFYGTFFNIGTGFNLKIGEKFGLLADVNYPIEVSGGNSVSNTEKIKENLVWNAGFSYLHSPNVSLDMYVTNRLGNTPATKLLTFPSDGDSVGVGANLKYTLGSNNNYRSSFSERFLPSMNDREKQLVFDGILLSSPNTLRKEMFLFDGAIGSGGNIQIGYGLSDNAQIELTAQQLADNNQPIGNSMKLGAATKFNFLNQAIGDPFSLAIRGAFQDASNSDDDGIGLFLAETIFSYSANDAITFMFNPKAGFFGDETLIGTGLGVNLQLSPGLQLIGEVTPMVSNDPIVWAAGARYLFPKSNFGLGVYGTNAAGKGNIGSLIHQSDDDVSVGFNLTWLLGGGRSY, encoded by the coding sequence ATGACTAATTTTTTTGCCGTGGCTGTAGCAGATGAAGTCAACGAAGCTTCGATGTTTAGAGGCTCTACAAATACTGATATTTTCGATTTAGAAAATAGTGCTGAGATTCTAATTTCAGATATTGTTGAACAAGAAAAATTTGATCGTCAAGAAGAAGTTGTAGTAGAAAATCAAGTCATTGAATATTCAACTAGTACTTTCGAATTCAATTTTTTAGAACCAATGACGATCGAGTCGGCCAATATGCTGCCACAAGGAACCGTAAAAACTGGTTTGGGAGCTACGATATTTCGTCCTAATTCTCAAGGAAATGGTTTGGGATTAGAAGTTTATAATGCCTCTGTTCAATATGGCATAGCTGAAAATTTACAGTTTAATCTTGATCTATCTTTTTTAGATGACATTGATAATGTTACAAATCCCAATGCAGATATAAAGTTTGGTGTTTTCTCTTTAGCACCTAGTCTAAAGTATAGATTCATTGACGAGCCTTCTTACAATATTGCCATAGTTAGTTCCCTAGAGTGGATAAAGGTTAAATCTCAAAATAATACAACCGAAAATACATTAGCGGGTACTGTTCAAATACCTATGACTTACAATTTGACTGACAATAGTCAATGGCATTTAGCAGCTGGATTTACAGTTTTCCCTGATACTGTCAATGATGACGATTTTTACGGCACCTTCTTCAACATTGGTACAGGATTTAATCTCAAAATAGGGGAAAAATTTGGTCTTTTAGCTGATGTCAATTATCCGATAGAAGTTTCTGGCGGCAATAGCGTTTCCAATACAGAAAAGATTAAGGAAAATCTAGTTTGGAACGCTGGTTTTAGTTATTTACATAGCCCTAATGTTAGTTTGGATATGTATGTGACAAATCGTTTAGGTAATACTCCCGCTACTAAATTATTAACCTTTCCATCTGATGGTGATAGCGTCGGTGTAGGAGCAAATCTTAAATATACTCTTGGTTCTAATAATAACTATCGTAGCAGTTTTTCTGAGCGCTTTCTCCCTTCTATGAACGATCGGGAAAAGCAGTTAGTGTTTGATGGTATACTCCTCAGCAGCCCTAATACCTTAAGAAAAGAAATGTTTCTATTTGATGGAGCAATTGGTAGTGGTGGTAATATTCAAATCGGTTATGGTCTAAGTGATAATGCACAAATAGAGCTCACTGCTCAACAATTAGCGGACAATAATCAGCCCATTGGTAATTCAATGAAACTAGGAGCAGCCACTAAGTTTAATTTTTTAAATCAAGCTATAGGTGATCCTTTTTCATTGGCTATTCGAGGTGCATTTCAGGATGCCAGCAACTCTGATGATGATGGTATAGGTTTATTTTTGGCTGAAACAATTTTTTCTTATTCAGCTAACGATGCAATTACTTTTATGTTTAATCCTAAGGCGGGATTTTTTGGGGATGAAACTCTTATTGGTACAGGTTTAGGTGTTAATCTACAATTATCTCCAGGACTACAGTTGATTGGCGAAGTGACTCCTATGGTAAGTAATGATCCCATTGTTTGGGCGGCTGGTGCACGTTATCTATTTCCTAAGTCCAATTTTGGTTTAGGGGTTTATGGTACGAATGCCGCAGGAAAAGGAAATATTGGTAGTTTGATTCATCAATCTGACGATGATGTGAGCGTTGGTTTTAATTTAACGTGGTTATTAGGTGGTGGTAGAAGCTATTAA
- a CDS encoding potassium channel family protein, with protein MIAICGYMLFGWTALESFYMVVITVFGVGYGEETPLKETPEKLFTIFVILAETSATIIDLKKRSRYDLRHYFYVN; from the coding sequence GTGATTGCGATTTGCGGCTATATGCTTTTTGGCTGGACTGCCCTGGAATCCTTTTATATGGTGGTGATCACGGTGTTTGGGGTGGGATATGGGGAAGAAACCCCCCTAAAGGAAACACCAGAGAAGCTCTTTACAATTTTTGTCATCTTAGCGGAAACATCGGCAACCATCATTGACTTAAAAAAAAGATCTAGATATGATTTAAGGCATTATTTTTATGTAAATTAA
- a CDS encoding polyribonucleotide nucleotidyltransferase, whose product MQEHIQSISFDGREIRLKTGLFAPQAGGSVLIESGDTAVLVSATTAPGRQGIDFLPLLVDYEERLYAAGRIPGGYLRREGRPPERATLISRLIDRPMRPLFPQWLRDDIQIVATTLSLDEEVPPDVLAVTGASVATLLAGLPFYGPMAAVRVGLVGDDFILNPTYREMMNGDLDLVVAGTPDGVIMVEAGANQLPEADMIEAIDFAYEAIQELIEAQRSLMKELGLEMVSAEPPAKDEELEKFIGDRATDKIKKVLSQFDLDKNGRDADLDEIKATEIIEAIEALPEDAPLRVKTTEEPKLIDNTFKALTKKLMRSQIVEDGVRVDGRKLDQVRPISCRTAVLPRAVHGSGLFNRGLTQVLSIATLGTPGDAQEMDDLHPSDEKRYLHHYNFPPYSVGETRPMRSPGRREIGHGALAERALLPVLPPKDEFPYVIRVVSEVLSSNGSTSMGSVCGSTLALMDAGVPIAKPVSGAAMGLIKEGKEVRILTDIQGIEDFLGDMDFKVAGTADGITALQMDMKITGLAVEVVAEAIKQALPARLHILEKMTDVIAEPKELSPAAPRLLTIKIDPDLIGMVIGPGGKTIKGITEQTRAKVDIADDGTVTIASSESENAEKAKRLIVNMTRKLNEGDVYFGKVTRIIQIGAFVEIMPGKEGMIHISQLAEGRVGKVEDEVAVGDEVVVKVREIDNKGRINLTRLGIHPDEAAAARVAAQ is encoded by the coding sequence ATGCAAGAACATATTCAGTCGATTTCTTTCGATGGACGAGAAATCCGACTAAAAACAGGTTTGTTTGCGCCTCAGGCCGGCGGGTCAGTTTTAATTGAATCAGGAGATACAGCGGTTTTAGTTAGTGCAACGACAGCTCCTGGCAGACAAGGGATTGACTTTCTACCTTTACTGGTAGATTACGAAGAACGATTATACGCAGCAGGACGGATTCCTGGTGGTTATTTAAGAAGAGAAGGTAGACCTCCAGAACGGGCAACGCTCATTTCGCGCCTCATTGACCGACCGATGCGTCCGCTATTTCCCCAGTGGTTGCGAGACGATATTCAAATCGTTGCCACAACCCTCTCCCTCGATGAAGAAGTACCGCCGGATGTCCTCGCTGTGACAGGGGCTTCCGTGGCCACATTGCTCGCAGGTTTACCTTTCTATGGGCCGATGGCTGCTGTCCGGGTTGGTTTAGTGGGGGATGATTTCATCCTGAATCCTACTTACCGGGAAATGATGAATGGGGATTTAGACCTTGTGGTTGCTGGAACTCCCGACGGTGTGATCATGGTTGAAGCCGGGGCCAATCAGTTGCCAGAAGCAGACATGATCGAGGCGATTGATTTTGCCTACGAAGCGATCCAAGAGTTGATCGAGGCCCAGCGTTCGCTGATGAAGGAACTCGGCCTTGAAATGGTCAGTGCTGAACCGCCCGCTAAGGATGAGGAGCTAGAAAAATTCATTGGCGATCGCGCCACTGACAAGATCAAAAAAGTCCTGAGTCAATTTGACCTAGACAAAAACGGTCGCGATGCCGACCTCGATGAAATCAAAGCAACAGAAATTATTGAGGCCATCGAAGCCCTGCCAGAGGATGCGCCACTGCGGGTGAAGACCACAGAAGAACCCAAGCTCATTGACAACACCTTCAAAGCGCTGACGAAAAAGCTGATGCGGAGCCAAATCGTCGAAGATGGAGTCCGGGTTGATGGTCGTAAACTAGACCAAGTGCGCCCCATTTCTTGCCGCACGGCTGTGTTACCGAGAGCTGTCCATGGTAGTGGTCTATTTAATCGCGGCTTGACCCAGGTTTTATCCATTGCCACCCTTGGGACGCCCGGTGATGCCCAGGAAATGGATGATTTGCATCCCTCCGACGAAAAACGCTACCTGCACCATTACAATTTCCCCCCCTACTCCGTGGGTGAAACTCGCCCAATGCGATCGCCTGGCCGCCGGGAGATTGGCCACGGTGCCTTGGCCGAACGCGCCCTTTTACCCGTATTGCCGCCGAAGGATGAATTTCCCTACGTCATTCGGGTCGTCTCTGAAGTCTTATCTTCCAACGGATCCACCTCCATGGGTTCCGTTTGTGGCTCTACCCTGGCCCTAATGGATGCCGGGGTACCCATTGCCAAGCCCGTGAGTGGTGCCGCGATGGGGCTGATCAAAGAAGGAAAAGAAGTTCGCATCCTCACCGATATCCAGGGGATTGAAGACTTCCTCGGCGACATGGACTTTAAGGTTGCCGGGACAGCTGACGGAATTACCGCCCTCCAGATGGATATGAAGATCACTGGCCTGGCCGTTGAAGTGGTGGCAGAAGCCATTAAGCAAGCCTTACCGGCCCGTCTCCATATCCTCGAAAAGATGACCGATGTCATTGCTGAGCCGAAGGAATTGTCCCCAGCCGCTCCCCGTCTGCTCACCATCAAGATTGATCCCGATTTAATTGGGATGGTCATTGGCCCTGGTGGTAAAACCATTAAAGGGATTACTGAGCAAACCCGTGCCAAGGTGGATATTGCCGATGACGGTACCGTAACGATCGCCTCCTCTGAATCGGAAAATGCCGAAAAAGCCAAACGGCTGATCGTAAACATGACCCGTAAGCTCAATGAAGGGGATGTATATTTCGGTAAAGTCACCCGTATTATCCAGATCGGTGCCTTCGTGGAAATTATGCCGGGTAAAGAAGGGATGATTCACATTTCGCAACTGGCAGAAGGCCGCGTGGGCAAAGTCGAAGATGAAGTTGCCGTTGGTGATGAAGTAGTGGTTAAAGTGCGCGAAATTGACAACAAAGGACGCATTAACCTCACACGCCTTGGAATTCACCCAGATGAAGCTGCCGCGGCCCGAGTTGCTGCTCAATAG
- the rplC gene encoding 50S ribosomal protein L3 gives MSLGILGTKLGMTQIFDNETGTAIPVTVVQAGPCTVTQIKTSETDGYTSVQIGYGDVKEKNLTKPQLGHLKKADAAPLRHLKEYRLDDVSGYELGQAITANIFEAGQVVDVSGNTIGRGFAGYQKRHNFKRGNMTHGSKNHRLPGSTGAGTTPGRVYPGKRMAGRYGGTKITVRKLEVVRVDEEKNLLLIKGAIPGKAGNLLSIAPSNIVGQK, from the coding sequence GTGTCACTCGGTATCCTCGGTACTAAACTCGGTATGACCCAAATCTTTGATAACGAAACTGGAACTGCGATTCCCGTTACCGTTGTCCAAGCAGGGCCCTGTACCGTCACCCAAATCAAAACCTCCGAAACAGATGGCTACACCTCCGTGCAAATCGGCTACGGAGACGTTAAGGAAAAAAACTTAACGAAGCCTCAACTGGGGCATCTCAAAAAAGCGGATGCTGCCCCCCTCCGCCACCTCAAGGAATATCGCCTCGATGACGTTTCTGGCTATGAACTTGGCCAAGCGATCACTGCGAATATTTTTGAGGCTGGCCAAGTTGTCGATGTTTCTGGAAATACCATTGGTCGTGGTTTCGCTGGCTATCAAAAACGCCATAACTTTAAGCGAGGCAACATGACCCACGGTTCTAAAAACCACCGTCTCCCCGGTTCTACCGGTGCAGGGACGACTCCCGGTCGCGTTTATCCCGGTAAGCGCATGGCAGGTCGTTATGGTGGAACTAAGATCACCGTCCGTAAACTCGAAGTCGTTCGCGTTGACGAAGAAAAGAATTTATTGCTGATCAAAGGTGCAATTCCTGGCAAAGCCGGCAATTTATTAAGTATTGCTCCGAGCAATATTGTGGGCCAAAAATAA
- the rplD gene encoding 50S ribosomal protein L4 yields MVNCAVKNWQGEEVGQANLDFKVAKEENAAHIVHRALVRQLNNARQGTSSTKTRAEVRGGGRKPWRQKGTGRARAGSIRSPLWKGGGVIFGPKPKEYNLKMNRKERRLALRTAFHSRNEDLIVVENFAEQFAAPKTKELVSAMSRWGVASGEKVLLVLAEMTDNVYLSARNIASVKTVPADGLNIFDILNAGKIVVTAEALAKIQEVYND; encoded by the coding sequence ATGGTTAACTGCGCAGTAAAAAATTGGCAAGGAGAAGAAGTTGGCCAAGCCAACCTCGACTTCAAAGTTGCCAAAGAAGAAAATGCCGCACATATTGTCCACCGCGCCCTTGTACGTCAGCTAAATAACGCGCGTCAGGGAACTTCTTCCACGAAAACTCGTGCAGAAGTCCGTGGCGGTGGCCGCAAACCTTGGCGTCAAAAAGGAACTGGCCGGGCAAGAGCTGGTTCAATCCGTTCCCCATTATGGAAGGGCGGTGGTGTCATCTTTGGCCCCAAACCCAAGGAATACAACCTCAAAATGAACCGCAAAGAGCGTCGTTTAGCGCTTCGTACCGCTTTCCACAGCCGCAACGAAGATCTCATCGTCGTTGAAAACTTTGCTGAACAATTTGCCGCGCCCAAAACCAAGGAATTGGTAAGTGCCATGTCCCGCTGGGGTGTGGCATCTGGTGAAAAGGTACTCCTTGTCCTTGCTGAGATGACAGACAATGTATATCTCTCTGCACGCAACATTGCTTCTGTGAAAACGGTTCCTGCTGACGGTTTGAATATTTTTGATATTCTCAACGCTGGCAAGATCGTCGTCACCGCCGAAGCTCTGGCTAAAATCCAGGAGGTTTACAATGACTAG
- a CDS encoding 50S ribosomal protein L23, translated as MPTASRVPTRDLADLILKPIVSEKATILLEDNKYVFDVALKATKTDIRAAIESLFEVKVVKVNTSRPPRKKKRVGRFLGFKPQYKRAVVTLAEGDTITLFPEV; from the coding sequence ATGCCAACTGCGAGCCGGGTTCCGACCCGCGATCTCGCTGATTTGATTCTCAAGCCCATTGTTAGTGAAAAGGCGACAATTCTGCTTGAAGACAACAAATATGTGTTTGATGTTGCCCTAAAAGCAACCAAAACAGACATCAGAGCGGCGATCGAGAGCCTTTTTGAAGTCAAAGTCGTTAAGGTCAACACCAGCCGTCCCCCCCGTAAGAAAAAACGTGTGGGTCGTTTCTTGGGCTTCAAGCCCCAATACAAGCGGGCTGTCGTCACCTTGGCAGAAGGGGATACAATCACATTGTTCCCAGAAGTATAG
- the rplB gene encoding 50S ribosomal protein L2, with protein MGIRSFRPYTPGTRQATVSDFSEITKSKPEKSLTKYKHRKKGRNNRGVITCRHRGGGHKRLYRLIDFRRDKRDMAAQVIAIEYDPNRNARIALVQYEDGEKRYILQPAGLGVGDTIIAGEEAPYEIGNALPLYKIPLGTEIHNIELYAGRGGQMVRSAGAFAQLVAKEGDYVTIKLPSKEVRMVRKECYATIGKVGNAEARNLKLGKAGRTRHLGRRPQVRGSVMNPVDHPHGGGEGRAPIGRSGPVTPWGKPALGKKTRKKKKQSSSLIVRRRR; from the coding sequence ATGGGTATTCGTTCATTTAGACCATATACTCCGGGAACTCGTCAGGCTACGGTCTCTGACTTTTCGGAGATTACCAAATCCAAACCGGAAAAATCTCTTACAAAATACAAACACCGCAAAAAAGGCCGTAACAACCGTGGAGTGATCACTTGTCGTCACCGGGGTGGTGGCCACAAGCGTCTTTATCGTCTGATCGATTTTCGCCGTGATAAGCGGGATATGGCCGCCCAGGTGATTGCGATTGAGTACGATCCAAACCGGAATGCTCGCATTGCCCTGGTGCAGTATGAAGATGGCGAAAAACGCTACATTCTTCAGCCAGCAGGCCTTGGCGTCGGTGACACGATTATCGCTGGGGAAGAAGCGCCCTACGAAATCGGCAATGCCTTACCGCTCTACAAAATCCCCCTCGGTACTGAAATCCACAACATCGAGCTTTATGCCGGTCGTGGTGGCCAGATGGTCCGTTCTGCGGGCGCTTTTGCTCAGTTGGTTGCGAAAGAAGGTGACTATGTCACCATCAAGCTGCCTTCTAAAGAAGTCCGGATGGTTCGCAAAGAGTGCTATGCCACCATCGGCAAAGTAGGCAATGCAGAAGCCCGGAACCTGAAGCTCGGGAAAGCGGGGAGAACCCGTCACCTGGGACGTCGGCCCCAAGTCCGCGGTAGTGTTATGAACCCGGTAGATCACCCCCATGGTGGTGGTGAGGGCAGAGCACCCATCGGTCGCAGTGGCCCTGTGACGCCTTGGGGTAAACCTGCCCTCGGGAAGAAGACTCGCAAGAAGAAGAAGCAAAGTAGCTCTTTGATTGTGCGCCGCCGCCGTTAA
- the rpsS gene encoding 30S ribosomal protein S19, whose protein sequence is MGRSLKKGPFIADSLLKKIEKLNASGDKQVIKTWSRASTILPQMVGHTIAVHNGRQHVPVFVSEQMVGHKLGEFAPTRTFKGHAKSDKKARR, encoded by the coding sequence ATGGGTCGTTCACTGAAAAAGGGTCCGTTTATCGCGGACAGCCTCCTAAAAAAAATCGAGAAGCTCAATGCTTCCGGTGATAAGCAAGTGATTAAAACTTGGTCACGGGCATCGACAATTTTGCCTCAGATGGTGGGTCACACGATCGCCGTTCACAACGGTCGTCAACATGTGCCTGTTTTTGTGTCTGAGCAAATGGTAGGTCACAAATTGGGTGAATTTGCACCCACACGGACCTTCAAGGGCCATGCCAAGAGTGATAAGAAAGCACGTCGATAA
- the rplV gene encoding 50S ribosomal protein L22 encodes MTIDTQTEVKAIARYIRMSPIKVRRVLDQIRGRSYREALIILEFMPYRACEPVLKVLRSAVANAEHNEGLDPADLVVSAAFADAGPVLKRFRPRAQGRAYQIRKPTCHITVGVAPGAAE; translated from the coding sequence ATGACTATCGATACTCAAACTGAAGTCAAGGCGATCGCCCGCTATATTCGGATGTCTCCGATCAAAGTCAGACGGGTCCTCGATCAGATCCGTGGCCGTAGCTACCGCGAAGCCTTGATCATTCTCGAATTTATGCCCTATCGCGCTTGTGAACCTGTACTGAAGGTTTTACGGTCTGCCGTTGCCAATGCCGAACATAACGAAGGGTTAGATCCCGCTGATCTCGTTGTCAGTGCAGCCTTTGCTGATGCTGGCCCTGTGTTAAAGCGGTTCCGCCCCCGGGCTCAAGGACGTGCCTATCAAATTCGTAAGCCCACTTGTCACATCACCGTTGGTGTGGCGCCTGGTGCTGCCGAATAG
- the rpsC gene encoding 30S ribosomal protein S3: MGQKIHPVGFRLGITKEHLSRWYADPKQYPALVQEDYKIRKHIDANLNNAGISKVLIERKADQVDLEIHTARPGVVVGRGGSGIEALRTGLQDVLGDQRQIRINVVEVNRVDADAALIAEYIVQQLERRVSFRRVVRQAVQRAQRAEVQGIKIQVSGRLNGAEIARTEWVREGRVPLHTLRADIDYSYKTAQTIYGILGIKVWIFKGEIIPGQEETSAANAAPLPRRKSRRQQFEDRSEQ, encoded by the coding sequence GTGGGACAGAAAATTCATCCAGTTGGTTTCCGTTTGGGGATTACAAAAGAGCACCTCTCCCGTTGGTACGCCGACCCCAAACAATACCCTGCCCTCGTGCAGGAAGACTACAAAATCCGCAAGCACATTGATGCAAACCTCAATAACGCTGGTATCTCTAAAGTTTTGATCGAGCGTAAAGCCGATCAAGTTGATCTAGAGATTCACACTGCCCGTCCCGGTGTCGTCGTCGGTCGTGGTGGTTCTGGCATCGAAGCCCTCAGAACTGGTCTCCAAGACGTCCTTGGCGATCAGCGTCAAATCCGCATTAACGTCGTCGAAGTCAACCGCGTTGACGCTGATGCTGCCCTCATCGCTGAATATATTGTTCAGCAACTTGAGCGACGGGTATCTTTCCGTCGAGTTGTCCGCCAAGCCGTTCAACGGGCCCAAAGAGCAGAAGTTCAAGGGATCAAAATCCAGGTGAGTGGTCGCTTAAACGGTGCAGAAATTGCCCGGACAGAGTGGGTACGTGAAGGACGCGTTCCCCTACACACGCTCCGCGCTGACATCGACTACTCCTACAAAACTGCCCAAACCATTTACGGAATTCTTGGGATTAAAGTTTGGATCTTCAAAGGCGAAATTATTCCGGGTCAAGAAGAAACTTCTGCCGCTAATGCTGCCCCTCTGCCCCGTCGCAAATCTCGACGTCAGCAGTTTGAAGACCGTAGCGAACAATAA